The stretch of DNA CCGATCGGAGCGCCGAGAGGATCGTGGCTTCGATCCGCGGCGAGGTTCTAGGTTTCACGCAGACGGAGGAGCTGCAGGACGACATGACGATGCTCGTCCTCCGGGTTCCGTGACGTCCCTCACGGGGAGTCCACGATCGCCAGAGCCGCATAGCCGACCACGTAGCCGCCAGCGCCGCCCGTGACCTCAGCGGAGTTGGTCCGCGCGAGAAGGCGCACCTCGGTCGCGCCCGTCCGGCGGCAGGCTTCGAGCACGGCCAGGATCGGTCCGCGTCCGCAAGCCTGGAACTCCCCGGAGGCGAATCCGCCCGCGAGTTCCTCGCTGTCGTTGCGCTGGAGGGCGGCAAGGGTCCTCGCGTCAGTCTCCCGGCAGGCTCTCAGGGAGTTTCCGTGGTAGAGGTCGGTGGATGCTACGAGGAGGATGGAACGGTCTCTCATGGCGCCCGCCAAGGCCTCTCCCAGCCTGATGCAGCGCTCCGGGCTATCGTCGGAGACCGCGAGCGGAAGGACCGGCGCGCCGGGCGCGATCTGCTGGAGGAAGGGGAGCTGAACCTCGATCGAATGCTCCTCTCTGTGCCCCAGATGATCGGCCCGGATTCCGGCATCCGCGCTCTCGAGCAGCTCGGCCAGTCCCGC from Candidatus Eisenbacteria bacterium encodes:
- the amrB gene encoding AmmeMemoRadiSam system protein B, whose translation is MGRNSAGADALDPRDACLYYIMVHPATRGRQGNLRKARSPLATAEPFCLGWGLIEGGEMGERRQFREPAVAGAFYPARPDLLRERLCAYLDGEPTLKPRRPAALISPHAGYDYSGAVAGRAYRELRDRAPEAVIVLGPSHYDLFKGTTYWPGRGYRTPLGEVEHPAGLAELLESADAGIRADHLGHREEHSIEVQLPFLQQIAPGAPVLPLAVSDDSPERCIRLGEALAGAMRDRSILLVASTDLYHGNSLRACRETDARTLAALQRNDSEELAGGFASGEFQACGRGPILAVLEACRRTGATEVRLLARTNSAEVTGGAGGYVVGYAALAIVDSP